TCGCGGCGCAGGTAGCAGAACGGCGGGATGATCGCGGCGAGGTGGATGATCGCCGCGGGCGCCGCGGCGGCGACGAGGGTGTCGACGGCCGCCGCGTCGGTCAGATCGGCCCACCGCACGTCGACCGTGGGCGGCAGGTTGGTTGCTGCTCTGCGGTTGGCGGGCGTGCCGACGTCGGTCGCGACGACCTGTCGGTGCTGCGCGGCCAGTGCCGTGACGACGGCGGACCCCACCAGCCCGAAGGCTCCGGTGACCAGGACGGTGTCCGACATGGGCCTCCTCGGTAGAACGTGTTGCAACACTAGCGAATCGCGGTGTGGTGTGTGTCACCGTCTGCGCGGCCGGATTGTGTGCCGTTTCGGCCAGTGGTTCGCCTCGGTGTGGTCAGCAACGTGTGGCCATCCGTTGTAGTGGTACGAAGCCGATGTCGCGAACATCCGGGTAATTGCCTCATCGGCATTGATCAATGGCACCGTGATGCAGATATCTGTGACCAACATCTCACGATGATCGGTGTGTTGGGCACTTTGCCCGACGGTCGTTCACCGAGGGATTTGGCAATTTGCTTGAGATTTATGCATTGTGTGGCTGTAGGAATATTCGATTACGAGCCGGTTGTGAGCGCATATGGTGTACTCGGTTGCACGCGCTGGCAATTGGGGAGGTGCGAAATGGCAGAAGACGCATCCGCTGGGATTAACGGTGGCAAGTCGGACGATGTTGCCGACGGCATTGCTGTGGACACCCGAGTAATCGTTTACCCGGGCACCGACAAAGAGCTGCACGGAGTTGTGGTCGAGGATTTCGCCGACCTCGCGGGCACCGCGGTCGAGATCGCCGGTGAGCGCATCGTCGGCCCGGCACGTCGCTACGCCGTGAACGTCGACGAAGGCGGCCTGGTGTTCGTCGACGACGACAGCATCGTCACCGAGGCGCAGCCGGCCTGACCCCGGCCTGGCGACCCAGGCGCATCCGTCCGGTCACGGGCGCCTGACGCATCGGAACCCGATGTGGCTCATGCCCGTGTCGATCATCTGCGGGCGGCGTGCTGCCGGACGGTAGCGCATGCAGTAGTTGTCCGCGCACAGAAACGACCCGCCCTTGACCACCTTGCGGGCGATCTCGAATCGAGGCTGTGCCGGGTCGTAACTGTCCTCCGCACAGCAGGACCGCGCGGTGTGATCGCGCGTGTACCAGTCCGTGGTCCATTCCCACACATTGCCCGCCATGTCGAACAGGCCGTAGTCGTTGGGCGCGAAGCTGCCCGTCGGTGTGGTGGTGCCGTAGCCGGTGTCCGGTAGATACGGGAACTCACCGTGCCAGTAGTTGGCCAGCCGCTGCCCGGGCCGCTCGGGTGTGTCACCCCACGTGTAGGTCGCGCCGCTGAGCCCGCCGCGCGCCGCGGTCTCCCACTCGGCCTCCGTCGGCAGTTCCAACCCGGCCCATCGTGCATATGCCTCGGCGTCCTCGTAGGCGATGTGGACCACCGGATGCCGCTCCCGCCCGGTCACCGATGAGCGCGGTCCGCGCGGGTGATTCCAGCAGGCGCCCGGTGTCCAGGTCCACCACAGGTTGATGTGGCGCAGGTCCACCGGTCCCGCGGTGCGGCGGAAGACCAGTGAGCCGGGCACCAGGTTCTCCGGCGGCGCGCCGGGATACATGTCCGGGTCGACGGGGCGCTCGGCCACCGTGACATGGCCGGTGGCGGCGACGAACTCGGCGTAGTCGGCGTTGGTCACCTGATGGCTCTGCATCCAGAAGCCGTCCACCGAGACCTCACGGGCCGGCGCTTCCTCGGGGTAGTGCGAATTGGATCCCAGCATGGCCGTTTGGGCCGGGATCCACACCAGATCGGTGGCCATTGTCGGTTCAGCCAAAGATGTCCGCCCAGTCGTTGCGCATGCTGACCACCGTCCAGCCATGCGTACCCGCGAGTTCGCGGGCCCGCTCCGCGCCTGCGTCGTATGCGAATTCGCGTTCGGCGTCGTCATGGCACATGAGCAGCGCCAGCGACGGCCGCGGCCCGGATGTGGTGTACTGCAGCATCTCGATGTCACCGTCGGAATTGCCTGCGGCGAGGATCGGCCGACGGCCGATCCGGCCCCAGATCCGGACCGGTTTGACCGGTCCGTCGTCGAGGAATTCCGGTGTGGCCGTTGTCGTGAGGTGACCGTCGATGAAGTCGAGGCCCACCGAACTGCCGATGACGCGCTCCGGTGGGATCCCATACATCTGCGTGGTCACCGGGCGCATGAAATCCCGCCCGCCACCGGAGGCGATGTAGTTGGTGAAGCCGTTGGCCTCCAGGTACCGCAACAGCTCGACCATCGGTGCGTATCCGCACATGGTGTACGGCCGGTGCAGCGTCGGATGTGCTACCTCGGCGAAGAAGGCCGTCACCCGCTCGGCATACTCCTCGACCCGCACCCCGGCGTAGGCCGAAAAGATTCCCCCGGCAAGTACTTTCATGTTTGCATCGTCGCCGCGGTAGTGCGCGGTCACCGCGTCGTCGAACCACCCGAGGTCGCCGGAGACGGCGGCGTGATGGGGCTGGCGCGCGGCCAGGCCCGGATCGGCGGCGGCCTGTTCGGCCAGTCGGCGCACCAGGAAGTCCAGCTGGACGTAGGCCGGCTTCTCCACCCACAGCGTGCCGTCGTTGTCGAACACCGCGATCCGTTCTTCGGGTGCCATCTCGGTGAGCACCTGACCGACGAAATCGAGGATCGCGGTTCTGGTCGGGCCGTCGGTCCAGTAGTCGAGCATCTAGTCCTTCGCCAGAAACTCGTGCAGTTTCGTCACTGCATGGTTGATCGTGAATGACGCCGCCTCCTGGCGCGGCGGGAACTCCTTGAAGGTCTCCAGGAACTGCGTCACGATGGCGCTGCCGTAGAACGCGATGAAGTCGTGGTCGAGCCACCAGTCGTAGTACGTGTTGGACGTGATGTCGGCCCGCTCGAACGGGTCGGTGCGCAGGTTGAAGATCTTCGGTGCGCGCAACGGTGTGAACGGTTCGGCCCAGATCTGCAGCGTGCCCTGGCATCGTTGCTCGGCGAACACGACTTTCCAGTTGTGGAACCGGAAACCGAGCACATCGCAGTCGTCGGAGAAATAGATGAACCCTTTGCGTGGACTCTCGTCGACGGCACCGGTGAGATAGGGCAGCAGGTTGTACGCGTCCAGGTGAACCTTGTACGTCTTGTCGCCGATTTGGTGGCCGCCCTTGAGTTTCTCGATGATCTCCGGCTCGCCCGCGGCCGCCAGGAACGTGGGGAACCAGTCATGGTGCTGGATGATGTCGTTGGAGACAGTGCCCGCCTTGATCTTTCCCGGCCAGCGGACCAACTCCGGGATGCGGAACGCACCCTCCCAGTTTGTGTTCTTCTCGCTACGGAACGGTGTGGTGGCCCCGTCGGGCCAGGTGTTGGCGTGCGGTCCGTTGTCGGTCGAGTAGACGACGATCGTGTCCTCGGCGATGCCCAGTTCGTCGAGGAGATCGAGCAGTTTCCCGACGTGACGGTCGTGATCGATCATCGTGTCGTGGTACGGCGACTGCCATACTCCGGCCTGGCCGATCGACTCCGGTTTGGTGTGGGTGCGCAGGTGCATGTGGGTGGTGTTCATCCAGACGAAAAACGGTGTGTCAGAGGCGACCTGACGCCTGATGAAGTCGACGCACGCGTCGGTGGTCTCGTCGTCGATGGTCTCCATACGCTTTCGGGTCAGCGGCCCGGTGTCCTCGATCCGCTGCCTGCCGATCGGGCCGTACCTGGGATCGTCGGGTTCGTCAGACACCTTGTCGGTGGCCCATGACCTGATGACGCCGCGTGGACGCTGCATCTCGGCGAGTACCGGGAACTGGTCGGCGCGAGGGTAGTCCGGCAGCTCGGGTTCCTCCTCGACGTTGAGGTGGTAGAGGTTGCCGAAGAACTCGTCGAAACCGTGCGCGGTCGGCAGGTACTTGTTGAGGTCACCGAGATGGTTCTTTCCGAATTGGCCAGTCGCGTACCCCAGCGGCTTGAGGCACTCGGCGATCGTCGGGTCCTCGGCCTGCAGGCCGACATCGGCGCCCGGAAAGCCCACCTTGCTCAGTCCGGTCCGGTAGACGCTCTGGCCCGTGATGAACGCCGCGCGGCCTGCGGTGCAACTCTGCTCGCCGTAGGAGTCGGTGAACCGCATGCCCTCATCGGCGATGCGATCGATGTTCGGGGTGCGGTACCCCATGAGGCCGTCGCTGTAGCAACTCAGGTTGCTGATCCCGATGTCGTCGCCCCAGATGACCAGGATGTTGGGTTTCTCGTTCGGCATATGGGCGCCCCCGCTGGATCGGCCTCGATACCCGGACCCTATGCAACTGCCGCGCCGGATGTGCGCGTTTCGAACAAGAACAGGCTGGTGTTCGGCACCGCCGAGGCGCACCCTTGAGGGTGGAGGCTGATCGACATGTATGACCGAGATCTCACCCACACGTGGTACGTCGAAATCGGGTTCTGCGAGGACGATATCCACACCCACGCATCGGCCCACGCCCGGTTGATGGACGAGGGTTTGATGGCCACCACCGGGGACGCCTACCGCAACCCCAAGGACCCCAACGAGCCGAAGATCGGCGAGGAGATCGCGGCGGCCAGAGCGCTCATCGCGCTGGGAACCGAACTGCTGAACTCCGCCTCGATGCGCATCGAGCAAGCCACACACCACCCCGTGCACCTGTACCGCTGAACCGTGGCGCTGGCGGTCTGTCTGCTGTTCGATCGGCGCTCGGAACGCGCGATACGCGGCCTGTGGGACCGCATCGAGCAGCGGGGTGTGGCCAGCCTGCGCTCACACACCCACGGAAGACACGTGCCGCACATGTCCTATGCGGTGCTGCGCCGGTGGGACCAGGTCGCGGTCGCGGACGCGTTGGCGGGCAACGGATCCGGCGCGCCGGTCGAGCTGAGCTTCGACGGGGTCGGGGTGTTCCGCCGGGGTCGGATATGGCTCGTGGCCGGGGTGAACGCCGACGTCGCCGTGCGTCAGCAACGCGTCGTCGATGCGCTCACCGGCACCGGGGCGGACCTGCACAAGCACTACCGGCCCGGGGTCTGGCTGCCGCACTGTTCCCTCGCGCCGCGCGCCACCCTGGCGCAGCTGCCCGACGTGGTGGCGACCGTCATGGACGTGTTGCCGCTGCGGGTGACGCTGGACCACGCCGCGCTGGTCAACAGTTCCACCGGCACCGTGACCCCGCTGCCGGTCCTGCCGTGATCTACGCCGGCTGTGCCTGTGCCTCCATCTGTTTGAACAGCTCGATGTAGTACGGCAGACAGTCGACGAGGGCCTGCCTGGTGGTGAACAGCGGGCGGTAGCCCAGATCGCGGGCCGCCTTGCCGATCGAGAAGTAGTTGTTGAGGTAAAGCCGTTCCACCGCAAGCGGTTCCAGCAGCGGCTCGGGGATGCCGAAGCGGAAGTGCAGCCGCTGCCAACCGTTCATCGCCGAATGCACGAGACGCCCTGGCACCCGCACGCGGGGGAGTTTGCGTCCACAGGCCTCGACCACGGGCCTGGCGAACTCGAACATGTTGACCGGTTCACCGTCGTTGATGAAGTACGCCTGGCCGGGTGCGGTGCCACCGGGTGTGAGGTGTTGTGCGGCAAGGATGAAGCCGTGCACGAGGTTGTGCACGTAGGAGTTGTCCAGCAGCGTGCTCTTGCGGCCGACGAGCACCTTGACGTGGCCGGCGAGCACGCTTTCGAACACCTTGCGGAACATGGTCTGATCGCCGCGCCCCCAGATGCCGCTGGGCCGGATCGAGCACGTGAGCATGCCCGCCACCCCGTTCTCGTGCAGCACGAACTTCTCGGCGATCACCTTCGTCTCGGTGTACAGGTCGTTGAAACGGTCGGTGTACGGCAGGGTTTCGTCGCCGTTGACGATGTGCTGACCGCCCATCACCACGCTGTTGGATGCGGTGTAGACGAACCGCCGCACGCCCGTCGACTGTGCCGCCCGCATCAGGTTCTCGGTACCGCCGACGTTCACCGCGAAACTGCGCCGCCGGTACTCCTCGGTGACCGACGCGCCGCCCATAAGGTCGATGATCGCCGCGGTGTGGAACACCGTGTCGACCCCCTCGACCGCCTTCGTGACGCTGTCGAGGTCGCAGATGTCGCCCGTGACGACCTCAAGGCCTGCGTGGTCGGGCAGTGCGGACGGCACGCGGTCGAACGAGCGCACCGCGTAGCCGCGGTCCAGCAGTTCGGCAACCAGGTTGGCGCCGACGAACCCGGAACCGCCGGTGACCAGGATCCGCCCGAGGTCGGTGGTGGAGTCAGCCATGGCGGCAGCATAACTGAAACACGTTTCAGATTCGTCCACGAGATGTCCGGCGGCGGGTGGATCAGTCGTCTTCGGCGTCTCGCGCCGCGATCGCCTGCTCGACGCGCTGGCGCGCACCAGCTAAATGCTCCTCGCAACGTTTCGCCAGCGCTTCCCCGCGCTCCCAGAGTTGCAGCGAATCATCTAAGTTGAGCCCACCCTGCTCCAACCGCTGCACCACGGCGATCAGTTCGTCGCGCGCATCCTCGTAGCCGAGTTCACTAATGGGCTTCATGTCGGACTCCCTGTGTCGTCGTCTTCCCGGCCTTCACTGCGCGCGCTGACCACGCCGTCGGCCACCCGCACCCGCAACCGTGTGCCCGCCGGGGCGTCGGCCGTCGAGCGCAACACCGTCGGCGGTCCGGTGTCCGGCACCGCCTGCACCACGGCGTATCCGCGCGCCAGCGTCGCCGCGGGCCCGAGCGCGGTCAACCGTGCCGAGAGGTGCCCGATGGTGTCGGTCTCGGCGGCGATGAGGCGGGTGATGTCGCGTTGCGCCGTCGCGCGCGCCCGCGCGATCTCCTCGCCGCGCGCGGTGATCGCGGCCAGCGGTTGGGCCAGCACGGGCCTGCTGCGCAACTGGTCGAGGTGGTGCTGCTCGCGGTGCACCCAGTTGCGCAGCGCACGGGCGCTGCGCCGGTGCAGATCGGCGATCAGGGCCTGCTCGGCGGCGGCATCGGGCACGATCCGCTTGGCCGCGTCGGTGGGGGTGGCCGCGCGCAGATCGGCCACCAGGTCGCACACCGGGTTGTCGGGTTCGTGGCCGATCGCGCTGACGACGGGTGTGCGGCACGCCGAGATGGCCCGGCACAGCGTCTCATCCGAGAACGGCAGCAGATCTTCGACGCTGCCGCCGCCCCGGGCCAGCACGATCACGTCGACCTCGGGGTCGGCGTCGAGCGCCGCCAACGCGTCCACGATCTGCGGTACCGCATTGGGGCCCTGCACGATCGTGTTGCGGATCGCGAAACGCACCGCGGGCCAGCGCGCCAACGCGACCGTGGTGACGTCGCGTTCGGCCGCCGACGCGCGTCCGGTGATCAGCCCGATCGTGTTGGGCAGGAACGGGATCGGGCGTTTGAGGCGCGGATCGAACAGGCCTTCGGCGTCCAGCAGGCGGCGCAGCCGTTCGATGCGCGCGAGCAGTTCACCGACGCCGACCGCGCGGATCTCGCTGACCCGCAACGAGAACGTGCCGCGCCCGGTGTAGAAGCTGGGCTTGCCGCAGATGATCACCTGGGTGCCCTCGGTCAGCCGGACCGGGGCGTTGCGTACCAGATCGCGCGGGCAGGTCAGCGTCAGCGACATGTCGGCCGCCGGATCGCGCAGCACCATGAACACCGTCTTCGAATCCGGGCGGACCTTCAGTTCGGTCAGCTGCCCCTCGACCCAGACCACGCCGAGCCGGTCGATCCACTTGGCGACGCGCGTCGCGACGGCTCGGACCGGCCAGGGATTCTCCGGCGACTGACCAGGTTCGGTCACTTGGCGGACGCGCGCGTGATCCTGTTGGCGAGCAGCGTCACGAACGGGGCGCGGGCCCGGCCGGCCTCCTCATACGCCAGCAGCGCCTCGAGGTCGCCGATGCTCAGCGACGTCAGGCGCGCGCGCAGCTGGGCCAGGGTCAGCGAGTCGTAGTCGAGCGCGGCGACGACCGCGGGAGCCCCGGGAGACCCGGCCGCCGGCTTCGAGTCCTTCGAATCGGCCGGTTCGCCCTCCCCGGCTTCCGGGGTGGTGCTGTACAGCGCGAAACGGCCCTCGGTGCGGCGCTCACCGTTGGCCGACGGCGCGTCGGACTCGGTGTCGTCGTCTGCGAGGTCCTCGTCGAACGTGGCCCACTCCGGCTGCTCATCCCTGGGCGGGAACAGCTGTTCCAGCGCCTCGTCGCCCTTGATGACCAGCTCGGCGAGGTTCTGCTGGACGTGCATGACGAAATTGGCCGCCTGGCTGGCCACCGTCATGGGGTAGGTCAGGATGGTCTGCGGCAACTTGCGGGCTTCCTCCAGGGTGGTCACCGCTGCTCCCACCAGCAGCCGGACCCCATACGGTGCAGTTCCCATGGGCAACAGAGTACGGCTGGCTGTCGTCTGCCGCGGCCCCGTACCCTGGAGACATGCCGCCAACTATCAACATGGGTATTCCCGGTGCCTCGAGCTCGGTGAGTGGCGGTGGCCGGTCGCAGGTGTCCGGCAAGCGCGTTCTGCTGGCGGAACCCCGTGGTTACTGCGCTGGTGTGGACCGTGCCGTCGAGACCGTGGAGCGCGCGCTGGACAAGCACGGCGCCCCGGTCTACGTCCGCCACGAGATCGTGCACAACCGGCACGTGGTGGAGACCCTGGCCAAGGCAGGCGCGATCTTCGTCGACGAGACCGACGAGGTGCCCGAGGGCGCCATCGTGGTGTTCTCCGCGCACGGCGTCGCACCGACGGTGCACCAGTCCGCCGCCGAGCGCAATCTCAAGGTCATCGACGCGACATGTCCGCTGGTCACCAAGGTCCACAACGAGGCCAAGCGCTTCGCCCGCGACGACTACGACATCCTGCTGATCGGCCACGAAGGCCATGAGGAGGTCGTCGGCACCGCCGGTGAGGCACCCGACCATGTGCAGCTGGTCGACGGCCCCGAGTCGGTGGACCAGGTGACGGTGCGCGACGAGAACAAGGTGATCTGGCTGTCGCAGACCACGCTGAGCGTCGATGAGACCATGGAGACCGTCCGCAGGCTGCGGGAGAAGTTCCCCACGCTGCAGGATCCGCCGAGCGACGACATCTGCTACGCCACGCAGAACCGCCAGGTCGCGGTCAAGGCGATGGCCCCCGAGTGTGAGCTGGTGATCGTCGTGGGTTCGCGGAACTCGTCGAACTCGGTGCGGCTCGTCGAGGTCGCCCTCAATGCCGGCTCGGCTGCCGCGTACCTCGTCGACTACGCCGAGGACATCGACCCGGCCTGGCTGGAGGGTGTCACGACCATCGGCGTCACCTCCGGTGCGTCGGTACCGGAGATCCTGGTGCGCGGCGTGTTGGAGCGGTTGGCCGAATACGGCTACGACACCGTGCAGCCCGTCACCACCGCCAACGAGACGCTGGTGTTCGCCCTGCCGCGCGAGATCCGTCCGCCGCGCGGCTGAGTCTTTTACTCGCCGTCAGCCGTCACGGGAGTGACGGCCACGCGACGCCGGGCGCGTCCGGTACTCCGAACGGTGGTCCTCGTCCTCACCGCCGCGGTAGCGCACGCGTGAAACCGGGTGGTGCGACGACCGGCCCGGGTGGCCGTTGGTCCGCGGTTCGAACGGCGGCTCGAAGGGCGCGTCGAACGGATCCTCGAACGGTTGGTAGTCGTCGAAGCGCCGCCGCCGCTGCGGGCGCTCGTAAGCGTCGAGGTCGCTGGGCTTGCGCGGTTCGCGCGGCTGGGTGCGGACGCGGCGGCGCGGTTCGGCCGGTGGCACCACCGGCGGTTCGGTGCGCGGGGTGCGCGGACGGCGCGGCCGCTCCGGGGCGTCGAGCGTCGGATCCAGGTCGGTGTCGCGGGGACGACGGGACCGCGGCGGGGCCGTGCGTTTCGTCGGGCGCCCGTTTCGCCTGGGCTCTTTGGCGTCGGCGCCTGCCGCAGCGGCAGGGGCGGGACGGCGCCTCGGCGGACGTTCCCCTGCGCGCTTGCGCGGCGCAGCGGCTCCCTCGGCCCGTTCTTTCGTGGCGGTTTGCCGCGTCCTCTGCCGCGACGCCGGTCGATCCGTCGCGGGTTTGCGGAACAGCAGTGCCGAAAGTTTCGATGTGATCGATGCCACAACGGGATTCGGCGCCTCGGCGGTGGCGCGTCTCTCGGTCGACGACGTCGTCGACTCCTTGGCCGCGGTGTCGCGGGTGGTCAGCCCGACATACCAGCGGCCGAGCCCGATCAGCAAAACCGCGGCCGAGGTGAACAGCATGGTGGGGAAGCGCTCGATCAGCGGATAGCCACAGTTGATCGCGAGGTCCTTCAGACCGTTGATCTCGCCGCCGTGGAACAGGAAGTACGACCCCGGTACCGCGACGAACAGGATCAGCGGAGGCTGGATGACCGCGGTGAACACGCCGCTCTGCCGCACCG
This region of Mycolicibacterium goodii genomic DNA includes:
- a CDS encoding arylsulfatase encodes the protein MPNEKPNILVIWGDDIGISNLSCYSDGLMGYRTPNIDRIADEGMRFTDSYGEQSCTAGRAAFITGQSVYRTGLSKVGFPGADVGLQAEDPTIAECLKPLGYATGQFGKNHLGDLNKYLPTAHGFDEFFGNLYHLNVEEEPELPDYPRADQFPVLAEMQRPRGVIRSWATDKVSDEPDDPRYGPIGRQRIEDTGPLTRKRMETIDDETTDACVDFIRRQVASDTPFFVWMNTTHMHLRTHTKPESIGQAGVWQSPYHDTMIDHDRHVGKLLDLLDELGIAEDTIVVYSTDNGPHANTWPDGATTPFRSEKNTNWEGAFRIPELVRWPGKIKAGTVSNDIIQHHDWFPTFLAAAGEPEIIEKLKGGHQIGDKTYKVHLDAYNLLPYLTGAVDESPRKGFIYFSDDCDVLGFRFHNWKVVFAEQRCQGTLQIWAEPFTPLRAPKIFNLRTDPFERADITSNTYYDWWLDHDFIAFYGSAIVTQFLETFKEFPPRQEAASFTINHAVTKLHEFLAKD
- a CDS encoding HAD family hydrolase, translated to MLDYWTDGPTRTAILDFVGQVLTEMAPEERIAVFDNDGTLWVEKPAYVQLDFLVRRLAEQAAADPGLAARQPHHAAVSGDLGWFDDAVTAHYRGDDANMKVLAGGIFSAYAGVRVEEYAERVTAFFAEVAHPTLHRPYTMCGYAPMVELLRYLEANGFTNYIASGGGRDFMRPVTTQMYGIPPERVIGSSVGLDFIDGHLTTTATPEFLDDGPVKPVRIWGRIGRRPILAAGNSDGDIEMLQYTTSGPRPSLALLMCHDDAEREFAYDAGAERARELAGTHGWTVVSMRNDWADIFG
- the xseA gene encoding exodeoxyribonuclease VII large subunit, yielding MTEPGQSPENPWPVRAVATRVAKWIDRLGVVWVEGQLTELKVRPDSKTVFMVLRDPAADMSLTLTCPRDLVRNAPVRLTEGTQVIICGKPSFYTGRGTFSLRVSEIRAVGVGELLARIERLRRLLDAEGLFDPRLKRPIPFLPNTIGLITGRASAAERDVTTVALARWPAVRFAIRNTIVQGPNAVPQIVDALAALDADPEVDVIVLARGGGSVEDLLPFSDETLCRAISACRTPVVSAIGHEPDNPVCDLVADLRAATPTDAAKRIVPDAAAEQALIADLHRRSARALRNWVHREQHHLDQLRSRPVLAQPLAAITARGEEIARARATAQRDITRLIAAETDTIGHLSARLTALGPAATLARGYAVVQAVPDTGPPTVLRSTADAPAGTRLRVRVADGVVSARSEGREDDDTGSPT
- a CDS encoding DUF1876 domain-containing protein, which produces MYDRDLTHTWYVEIGFCEDDIHTHASAHARLMDEGLMATTGDAYRNPKDPNEPKIGEEIAAARALIALGTELLNSASMRIEQATHHPVHLYR
- a CDS encoding DUF6542 domain-containing protein, with product MLLAVTATAIGFAFDAGSGSRELSGVFTLCYALGCLAAVLTVRQSGVFTAVIQPPLILFVAVPGSYFLFHGGEINGLKDLAINCGYPLIERFPTMLFTSAAVLLIGLGRWYVGLTTRDTAAKESTTSSTERRATAEAPNPVVASITSKLSALLFRKPATDRPASRQRTRQTATKERAEGAAAPRKRAGERPPRRRPAPAAAAGADAKEPRRNGRPTKRTAPPRSRRPRDTDLDPTLDAPERPRRPRTPRTEPPVVPPAEPRRRVRTQPREPRKPSDLDAYERPQRRRRFDDYQPFEDPFDAPFEPPFEPRTNGHPGRSSHHPVSRVRYRGGEDEDHRSEYRTRPASRGRHSRDG
- a CDS encoding 2'-5' RNA ligase family protein is translated as MALAVCLLFDRRSERAIRGLWDRIEQRGVASLRSHTHGRHVPHMSYAVLRRWDQVAVADALAGNGSGAPVELSFDGVGVFRRGRIWLVAGVNADVAVRQQRVVDALTGTGADLHKHYRPGVWLPHCSLAPRATLAQLPDVVATVMDVLPLRVTLDHAALVNSSTGTVTPLPVLP
- a CDS encoding NAD-dependent epimerase/dehydratase family protein — its product is MADSTTDLGRILVTGGSGFVGANLVAELLDRGYAVRSFDRVPSALPDHAGLEVVTGDICDLDSVTKAVEGVDTVFHTAAIIDLMGGASVTEEYRRRSFAVNVGGTENLMRAAQSTGVRRFVYTASNSVVMGGQHIVNGDETLPYTDRFNDLYTETKVIAEKFVLHENGVAGMLTCSIRPSGIWGRGDQTMFRKVFESVLAGHVKVLVGRKSTLLDNSYVHNLVHGFILAAQHLTPGGTAPGQAYFINDGEPVNMFEFARPVVEACGRKLPRVRVPGRLVHSAMNGWQRLHFRFGIPEPLLEPLAVERLYLNNYFSIGKAARDLGYRPLFTTRQALVDCLPYYIELFKQMEAQAQPA
- a CDS encoding lipid droplet-associated protein: MGTAPYGVRLLVGAAVTTLEEARKLPQTILTYPMTVASQAANFVMHVQQNLAELVIKGDEALEQLFPPRDEQPEWATFDEDLADDDTESDAPSANGERRTEGRFALYSTTPEAGEGEPADSKDSKPAAGSPGAPAVVAALDYDSLTLAQLRARLTSLSIGDLEALLAYEEAGRARAPFVTLLANRITRASAK
- a CDS encoding 4-hydroxy-3-methylbut-2-enyl diphosphate reductase, whose translation is MPPTINMGIPGASSSVSGGGRSQVSGKRVLLAEPRGYCAGVDRAVETVERALDKHGAPVYVRHEIVHNRHVVETLAKAGAIFVDETDEVPEGAIVVFSAHGVAPTVHQSAAERNLKVIDATCPLVTKVHNEAKRFARDDYDILLIGHEGHEEVVGTAGEAPDHVQLVDGPESVDQVTVRDENKVIWLSQTTLSVDETMETVRRLREKFPTLQDPPSDDICYATQNRQVAVKAMAPECELVIVVGSRNSSNSVRLVEVALNAGSAAAYLVDYAEDIDPAWLEGVTTIGVTSGASVPEILVRGVLERLAEYGYDTVQPVTTANETLVFALPREIRPPRG
- a CDS encoding formylglycine-generating enzyme family protein, which gives rise to MATDLVWIPAQTAMLGSNSHYPEEAPAREVSVDGFWMQSHQVTNADYAEFVAATGHVTVAERPVDPDMYPGAPPENLVPGSLVFRRTAGPVDLRHINLWWTWTPGACWNHPRGPRSSVTGRERHPVVHIAYEDAEAYARWAGLELPTEAEWETAARGGLSGATYTWGDTPERPGQRLANYWHGEFPYLPDTGYGTTTPTGSFAPNDYGLFDMAGNVWEWTTDWYTRDHTARSCCAEDSYDPAQPRFEIARKVVKGGSFLCADNYCMRYRPAARRPQMIDTGMSHIGFRCVRRP
- a CDS encoding exodeoxyribonuclease VII small subunit, whose product is MKPISELGYEDARDELIAVVQRLEQGGLNLDDSLQLWERGEALAKRCEEHLAGARQRVEQAIAARDAEDD